Genomic segment of Hydra vulgaris chromosome 11, alternate assembly HydraT2T_AEP:
AtcgtaactttaaaaaaatacaagtttttcaCACGAAAGCATGTTTTCCCGATAAAATATGTTAtctttatacataaaagttaatCTGATTTGCTTCCATTCCATTTCCAAATATTAGTGGTCTATTTTAGATTAAAGGGTGGATGTCTTTGTTACGTTTAAACACTCTCGTAGTGAAATGTTacattcttataaatattttaacctaaaaaacattgattatattttgtgttaaaaagtttaaattacacTTTCTTATTTTACAGCATATACAAGTGGTGTATAAATTGACATTAGAGGTGGGACATGTGCCACGCCCAACGACCCCACCCCTCCCTGCCCAGTCTTatccaacttaaaaaaaaatttataagatatttgaaaaaaggttataaattgagtttattgaaaaagagaaataagtatttaatattattttactagagGAGGGGCGTGTGCCACGCCCAAACCCTCCACCACCCCCACCCCTTCTTattcaaacttgaaaaaaatgtctataaaaatcgaaaaaaaaaatttaaattgtgtttatttGAAAAGGGAGAAATAACTTTACAAATCTTACCACATTACAAGATGCAAGTTATCCACCCTAAAATGCctctaaaaagtatatataaagacttaatatattatagtttcaATTCAATTTGCCTAAACAAagaaataatgtataataatttattagaaattaataacattataaataaatatatatatatatataatatatatatatatatattatatatatatttatatatatatatattatatatatatatatatatatatatatatatatattatatatatatatattatatatatatatatatataatatatatatatatattatatatattatatatatatacatatatatatatatttatattatacatatatatatatatataaatatatatatatataatatatatatatatatatatatatatatatatatatatatatataatggaaaaaagtttagttaagtgattttttactaatatataattgctctgttcttttaagaacattgagcactctattgtGTAGAATActctttaaagttgtttaaatatatatatatatatatatatatatatatatatatatatatataagtatatatatatatgtatatatatgtatatatatatacatatatatatatatatatatatatatatatatatatatatatatatatatatatatatatatatatatatatatatatatatatatatatatatatatatatatatatatatatatatatatatatataaggagtGGACTTGCAAAACCTGATAATTCACTTTTTTGTCATTTCGAGATAATTGGCAAAAACTGTTTTCAGAAAATCTGTTTGTTATGCAGTTGTAATTGAAACACTATTGTATGCATATTAATTTGTGATAGAAATATTGGATTCTGCATGTCCTGAATTATTTTCCTGATGCAAAATTACAAGAGCTATCCAGTGGTGTGCGCAAgtcagaatttttgaaaaagtgaaTTATCAGGTTTTGCAAGTCCATTcctcatatatgtatatatatatatatatatatatatatatatatatatatatatatatatatatatatatatatatatatatatatatatatatatatataaaatcgtcACTATAAAACACATGACATTGATTTCATGTTATTTGCATTAGAAAAATCCAGCCGACATTTGCGAGGTCTGTAAATGTGTATTAcgatttacaaaacaaaatatttgttgttatcAATGTTATTTGAATGTTATCTGTGTTTTACTAGTGATGTAAATTTccgatttgattcaaaatttaccTGTAAAATTTATCTTCGCAAAGTTACTAATGATGTAAAATTTCCAGTAAAATTTGACCGGAAAGTTTTCccttaaattttacttttacaacactagtttttaatttaaaaagtttagagtTTATTCAGGGATagacttttaaacaaattaaacaaaaaaaaatgggaGTATAAAGATTTTGATTGGAAATGTCGCTGAAagacatattttattaagtcgctgaataacatattttattaagtcGCTGAAAGACATATTTTACAGTATATTGCAAATATATCGAAATGAGAAAAAGAGTaagcaaaatgaaaaaatgaatttatttgtgtattatgttgtgcatttttttttgaatttttttttgagaacatttaGTTTACTAGTTCACGGACCTcaaagtttgaacttttttcttttttactttaatatctCTATGAGCTACCATTTTCCAAACCCTGaagaaaattattgtaatttatgTAGGGAAGACCGGGGTTAGTATCCTTTGTTTTTACCTTTTGAGCTCTGAAGCCCTAaggacaaaaaattttttaaatatcaaagcGCAGTCTTAAAGAGTATAAATTTAGGTAATCTTTTTAACTTgcatttattatagaaattttttggAGCCCTTCTGGGAcctcgaaaaaaaaaatcactaaattaCCCCATCCTCGGGGTAAGTTGGCGCAAAATATAAAAGCGATTATTAATGTGCAAAAttcatagaaatttttttaccatttattttaacaacaattttagTCCATAAGTTTTGAATTACTTTCAGCTGGTACCAAATATTAGTTCGTATAACAAGCCAAAACAGTAGCCCACTTTTTACtcgtttataaacatttttttttttcaatattgttaaaagtttaaaaaaaagtttaaaaaaagaactaaaaaaaacatttttataatttttttttccacatttaTTGCTATGAGCTAACTAGCCCCATGAAAATTATGCCAACTTACcccaaaaactttttttcaatcaacAGTCTGTAGATCCTGAAAAACGGAAAATATCGAAAGAAGACCTGACTTGAAATAGTAAACCAACTGGGACTGGAAtcttcacaatatttttttctttcattcgactaactattttctttgtaaagaaataatacttataaaactttaaaaaaaaaaaaaataacttattgcTATAATCAAAACaatgttgaaaacaaaaaataaacaatgcgCCACcgaaatattaatatatggtcAATGTTTAATGAACTTTTAGTATACGGATTTGTCTGCCACCTGGTTTTCTGTGCATCATCACCTTGTTGTGCACCTGGTGGTTACCGTGTCAACTTTGTAAAACTTGGTCGGAAAATGAggtgaaaattttttgtacCTCACTATACTTCAACCTTGACAAGTTTATGAATAAGGTTTATTATCTGTAGttattatctaaagtaattatttaacagtttgatgtgtttaaatattatcaaggtgttgtatttttaattttttcttataaaaaatgaaaaatatctatCACGCAAAAAGGaaagaaacaaacaaacaaacaaacaaaaaactaatacatttattaagttaattaaatcactgcaaaaaatattttcaaataaatgcgtaaaaaaacaatttttaaaaggatcaaatcactaaaataaaaaactcccaaaaactttttttcgtgTTGTACctaaaggaaaaatatttttgtcgaCTTCAAAATATTAACggataaattattgaaaacgtAAATGGGAACTATAAATTATTCAGTTCgtcaacaaaatttaattaaaagaatataaaaatagacataaaactataaaataccaaacaaaTATTCCatatgttttaattgttttaattacaatcgagagttttttaattaaagagaattaaaataaaaaaatagtaaacgGAAAAAATTTCTTGGTTCTTTACTAACAACAATGGTTGATATTTATGCAACGTTTTCACTCTTATATGCGGTATTAATGGTGATTTTATCGACTTCAATGAACACtactttattttacattttgattttCAAGTCTAAAAAATCTTACATGCTTCCTCAACTTTTTATCAGTAGTATTTCAATTTTAGACATACTGCAAACATCAGCTAGATTAATACCCAAAATTAGCGCATGGCACAAAGAATTTCCTTTGGTAAATAGCTGGGGATGTGTTGAAGCTGCAGCCGTGGTACATTTTGTAACTATTGCAAGGGTTGTTCATATGGTTGTGCTATCTTTTGTCAGAATTTTGGCGCTTAAAAACTATGCTTTGTACTTAGATAACTGTGAAAAAATATTGGTAAAAGTCgcgttaatatttttttgttatctttatgGATTTCTATGGGCCTTTTTACCTGTAATGGGTTGGTCTAGTTATGTAGACGACTTAAATAAAGAACGATGTTCGCTAGACTGGAAATTAATTAATTCTAGTTCTTTAACTTATATTGTTGTGGTGTTAGTATTTAGCTACGTTTTGCCGGGGGCTATATTGATATGCGTTTTAAAAAGAACACATGTTACCGTCattcaacacaaaaaaaatattttaaggaaaAGGTATTGCAGCTCCCAGTTTCCAGATATTTTAGCTAATATTTACTTGAAGATCTTTTCCTGTTTGACAGTATGCTACTTTGTTACTTGGACTCCTTATATCTTTGTATCTTTTATAACAATGTTGGGTGCCAAAATTCCACCTGCTTTATTTAACCTTGCTGCATGGTTTGAATCAACTTCTTCGATATTAGGAGCATTTGTcaatctttatttcaataaaccACTTAAAGCTCAATTATATCACATAAGATTGTTTGGATGTCTTAAACGGAATAAAGTTTCACCCGAACCAAGTGTGAGGATTAATCAGCAACTGTATCTTTAAGTCATAACTGTATCTCTCAAGAAAATACTTCTAGCAAATGacgatttttatatattacgaGTTTTTCGTACAAATGTGCGATGTTTTTCGTACAACTGTGGATGTTACTCAAAAGTCAATAGAATTTTTGCGCATGTGTAAACAAGAactttaattgttaaataatacaataattttacagtttacctaataattttaatataagaataattgCAAGTTATAGATCGCATTATGAATCAAAGACTTGAATcagatattaatttaaaacttgataaagtataaattaaaaagataaaaaactaatgGTTTCCAggatagcatttaaaaatttttaatcgggTACTGCattgttgaaaaataagacTGTTATACCATTCAAAAccgttattaataatttaaataagaaaataacaTACTGAATTCTGAACTGATTACTGTTGGTAAgttattcaaagaaaataatctgaaaaaaaaaaaagaaaattttattttagattttatttataagtttttaaacccAAAAATTATAGAAATCAGTAGCAGTTTAGCGTTGCGGCGGTATTAAGGATAAGGAGGAGATAGGAGTGggattaaaaaaatgagtaagTGGCTGCAGGGTGTAGGCGCTTTTTATAAtcctcaaaaaatatatatatatttactcttCGAGcactaaaaatgtttaacatttttttgatgcttttatttaacattttttgtaactACCGCGTACGCCTAAGACACTACGCGTACGCCTAAGACactaagtttttaagtttatattagtTCAcaatcattatttgttttttaaatggtttgattaacttaaaataaattttacagaaaaaacaagagttacaaaaaaataaataaattaaaaaaaaacttaaaaaaaaattgaagcgTTCGTCTTGATGTGTTTAATGTCATTTAGTgggtttttatttattgttataaattcgAACTTTCGAGTTATTTACTCCATAAGTTCTTGTTTCcaactttgtttatttatttaattttcattcaAAACCTATTCTCATTtcacattcatttttttttcttttattaacttttgattctttttctttaataattctaaaattaattatttaaacttttgtttttttttgttttttcccgTTGAAAAAAAGCGTTTGCCAGCCATTGTAGTTTTCTACATAGGTTTTTTATTCATCAAACTATGTTAAAAATACGTCTTAATATATTAaagctaaaatatatatatgttttttcgATATTTTGATGTTCTATTGCATTGAGATTTACTGGCGTTtacttaaaataagttttaaactatTCGTAATTGACCTTGATGTAGAactttttgtcaaaatattGCATCACATAGTGGAGTATTCGTATACCAAAACTGCTTAAAAGTCAAAATACAGGTGAATCTAGATATCTCAAACTCTCAGAGGAGCGGGAAAAAAGTGTGATAATTCGAGAGTTCGAGATATTGAGAGGGTTTTTGCTCAAACGAGTGCGTAAGGGACCGGAAATAAAGTTTGAGATCATCGAGATATTGAGAGTCGATtgaagatatttatatattctcaATCACATtatgtaaaaaacaatttttcaaagaaataattatGGTATATGGGGTATTGCTAATTATTGGTTTTCATCGTAGGGGAAACGTAGGGCTAGTTGGCCGCAGGGGTAAGTTGACGAATTGCGTTTATCTTTAGAGCCTTTCATCAGAAAGTGacaaaaattactcaaaaacttCCTTATTGACCATTTCATCATTCACTGTAGTATTGTCAGGATTCGCGCATGCGCATGGGAGATATTGAGATTAATGCGTTTTTTGGACAAAAACGTAACTTTTAGAACATCGcttcctttttactttacaaagaaaatatttagtcggatgaaaaaaaaattattgtaaaagctCCAGTCACAATTGGTTTACTATATCCAGTCAGACTTTTTTTCAAAGCTGCCGTTTTTCAGGATCTATAgactgtttattaaaaaaaaagctttcgGGGTAAGTTGACAAATTTTTCACGGGGTAAGTTGACTCATAGCAATTactatggaaaaaaatatttatttctataaaattatacatttatttttttttaatttttaacaatattgaaaatatttattcttacaaaaaaattaaaaaaatttttttagtttttttttccacagATAAAATGTGGGCTACTGTTTGGCTTTTATACGGGCTAATATTTGGTACCAgctaaaagtaatattaatttttgggataaaattgttgcaaaaattaattttaaaaaaatttctattaattttgcacttaatagtgcattaataatcatttttatagtttatagcaaattctttttttttttttaagggccCGGAAAGGAcccaagaattttttttgtaaatgaatgcaaattttataagatATCCTAATCCATACTCTTTAAGactatactttaatatttttaaaaaaatgtactgtTAGGGCTACAGAGCTCATAGAGTAAAAACCgagccaactagccccggtctcccctatattgaaaattttactcAGCTTGTCTCGATTAATGGGTTTGAATccacaattaaaattatatatatatatatatatatatatatatatatatatatatatatatatatatatatatataatatatatatatatatatatatatatataattcatttaGAGAAAATTGAAACGAAATGAAATGACGTAATATATGTTTTTCCAATAGTCCGATTTAAAATCTGCACTTtgctgttttaataaaatttcattttatttttaaacatcctGCCTAATTTACTTCttacattttcaaacaaaatgctgagttaaaaatatagaaatacgataaaaaattattttcaattatctAAGAGGGCGTGGATCGCCCCAACGCGCCATTTCCCCACGGATCCGCCGCTGTCCCAAACTAGTATGATTAGGGGAGAGTAGGGAGTAGTGGGacacgtaaatttttttaagggtaattaaaatatcttttttatttgatgagtAAACtgaaacaaacaagtttttacaaaaatgactTTCTTTTAAGGGACCGATTCAATCCGCTTAGGTTTCCAGCCAATTATaactaagtatataaatttttacttttagagaAGCTGTGCCTTTGGGGTAAAGTAGGACAAGTGTTAGTAGAAGTgggacaaataaatttaaaacaacattttaacacaGATTAGAAACTGATAAAATCCTATAATCACCTAACCGacataaaaatgttcaagagcTTTCACCAATCGAAATAATCAAATGGCGACGGGAAGAAGCGGGgcataaatatatcttttttctgTCCCACTTCACACCaatgtaaacacttttttaaagtacattttaaaattagggCTTCTAGCGCACGCAGAGAAACAAAGCAATTTCTGCTAAATAGAGTGGaagaaaatt
This window contains:
- the LOC124813541 gene encoding vertebrate ancient opsin — encoded protein: MVDIYATFSLLYAVLMVILSTSMNTTLFYILIFKSKKSYMLPQLFISSISILDILQTSARLIPKISAWHKEFPLVNSWGCVEAAAVVHFVTIARVVHMVVLSFVRILALKNYALYLDNCEKILVKVALIFFCYLYGFLWAFLPVMGWSSYVDDLNKERCSLDWKLINSSSLTYIVVVLVFSYVLPGAILICVLKRTHVTVIQHKKNILRKRYCSSQFPDILANIYLKIFSCLTVCYFVTWTPYIFVSFITMLGAKIPPALFNLAAWFESTSSILGAFVNLYFNKPLKAQLYHIRLFGCLKRNKVSPEPSVRINQQLYL